The Nicotiana tabacum cultivar K326 chromosome 1, ASM71507v2, whole genome shotgun sequence genome segment TTGGATTTACATGACCACCACTATAGTAAAAATCATGTTGTTGGGCCGGCAAAACGTTCTATAAATAGCAAAGCTATTATATCAGCTCTTCACCACAAAGAAAAAACACTAAGTTAAACAATATTTTCAAACATTTAGGAtgaaactaagtgcaacaatgAACATGGGAACTTACTTTACCCTACTTCATTTTATTGCTTTCTTGATCCTTATTTTCATGGCTTGTAGTAACACATTAATTGTTGAAGCTCAAAGACACAGGGCACCAGATGTCaaaaaagggaaattttcaccaGCAGTTTCTGGTCACAAAAAGGCTATTTTAACGATCAATGACTTTCGAAAAGGTGGTGGTGGAGGGGATCCGTCAGAATGTAGTGGCAAATATTACGATAATTCTATTCCAATTGTAGCTTTATCAACTGGATGGTACAGTAAAGGGAAAAGATGTTTTGAAAAAATTACAATTTATGCAAATGGAAAGAGTACAAAAGCTGTGGTTGTGGATGAATGTAACACAAGTAAAGGGTGTAGAaataacattgttgatgcttctgaAGCTGTGTGGAAAGCTTTAGGTGTGCCTAAGAAAGATTGGGGTTGGCTTGAAATCTTCTGGTCTGATTAATCAATTTGATTTCAATGGTTTTCTTGGTATGGCTTTCATTTCAATAAGTATCTGAAATAAACTGATAGCAAGGCTCATGTGGCTGCCTTAATCATGCtatcacaataataataacagttACCTGTTGTTATCTTTTATGCGACTTAGTATGTAAAGGTTCTTTTGCACTGATCGTGTAAAGAAGTTAAACTCGAATAATAGTACTTGCTCCTTTTGTTGCTTCTTGGTTGAAAGATTATGGATTTGTAAGCAGCTGTTTGAACTAAATTTTACATTAGTTATATGCTTATACTGGCTTCTTTGATCTAGGGGTGTGCAGGTTGGACCGACTTATAGCGGGTCATAATGGGTAGAGCTAATAACTTGGTATTTGACCCGCCCAAAAGTTACTTGGCTAAGATGAGATGTGTCTATAATAAAGACTATAATACTTGTCATTGGAAATGTATTCAATATTGAAATTATACAAGCAACTGAACAAAGTAGTGGCAAAACAAGAAGCAAATTACATCAACACAGAACTTATTCACTATAGTAGTCTCTCATTATTTCTAGTAGAGGAATGCAGATGCAGATCAATCCAGAGCTTAAGCAACACCCAAAAGTTTCTTGATATCCTTCTGCAAAAGTAAAGGCAGACACATTCATTAGTTACACTCTTAACTAAGAACAACTATAGGAGAGGAAACTGGTGGGATTCTTACCTCCATGCTAGCTGGAGTAGTGGTTGGAGAGTAGCGATCGACGACGTTTCCTTCTTTGTCAACAAGGAATTTGGAGAAGTTCCACTTGATACTATCTCCAAAGAACCCACCTTTGCTTGATTTCAAGAACTTATACAGTGGAGCAGCATTATCACCATTCACATCAACCTAAATCATTAAGCTAAGGAGTTAATACATACTACTTGTTTCTACTTTTTTCCGATCTAGGAACTTGTAGCATTCTTGAATGAGGATATGTGCGACACAGATATGGAAAAATGAAATGATATGCATGACTAGAAGAAAAAAGTATTAGTGCCGTTGCAACCTTATCGAATATTGGGTACTCGGCCTTGAAGCGAGTGCAAACCATGTTCTGGATCTCTTCAATGCTTCCAGGCTCCTGCCCACCGAACTGGTTGCAAGGGAATGCAAGAATCTCCAAACCTATGTAACATGGTGAGGATATATCAACACGCTGAACTTAAACATAAGTTAAGTATTTTATTAAGTTTTCTTTGCAACGTGAAGGGGGTCTGGATAAGTGCCTCCATTGCTTCGGACAAGATCAAGAAGAGTGTTTTCTGACATTAGTTCGTTCGATCAGCATCAAATTTAGGAGAACTGAAAACAAACCTTGATCCTTGTACTTCTTGTATATCTCGGTCAAGTCAGTATAGTTCGAATTTGTCAGACCACTGCAGCAGAAGATGAAATCAATTGATGCTTGTCAGCATATGTTAAACATCATAACAGAATGATATCATAACTATAATGAATACTCTTTCCAACTATTCACAGTAGATTTCACCATAAGACTTAACTACGAAGAAATAAACAGAACATTTAATCTGAAGCTGCACATCAACTTGTTTTTACTCCAGTACTTATCAGATTTCATTAAACCAAGCAAAGTAAGAATGTGTATGTCTCCCATCAGAAAATCGATCAATAACCCTCTCAAAATACAGCAGATCAATGTCAGATGCTCATATCCAATCTAGAAATGCTCCATCACCACGTTATACCAATCAGTTTTTATAGTTGGCCACATACAAAATATTTTCAGCATGGGGAAAGGAATGCCTTATCCAATAAGATCGTCTAGGATGATAAGCTTTTAGTTTAATTTCTCAGAGCAGACGTCTGAGAAAAGGCTGAGTTGATGTTCAATTGAACTCTGAAAAAGCAGACCACTCTAAGTTGATACGACAGCAGACATATGGAATTATAACAGATTACAGATCCACAAAATGCGCTAATCAACAGAATGCTACTCATACACAATCAGAATTTTGAGTATCAAACCACATTTACAAATAAGTAGAAGTTAAATAATTGGTATGCATTCTTTCACTTGATCGATTAAAGACCAATTCCAATGTGGACATCAGCTCGGGATACTTTCAGTCAATTCCATGGAAACCAACACGTGGGAACCTTACAATTACAAGGAGCAAATAAAACCATAGAAAGAGGTCTCAAACATAtaatgaataagaaaaaaaatgaagctAATACATACCACTGTGATGCAACATTGACAATAATAAGGACCTTTCCCTTGTAAATGCTGAGATCAACATCATTACCCTTAGCATCCTGTAAAAATCAAGTGAAGTTCAGTACTACAAAATCTTATCAAGATTATATCTTAAACTGTATTATACTGAGGGAAAAAAAAATACTCTCAACCTTAGTGTTATATAAATGAAAAAACACTTAAAACCAATTTTTTTACTATAAAGAAACGAAAACGAACCCTAAGTTTGGATAACAAATACTGCAACAGGCCTTAGTTTGCTGCTAGCTCTAAATGGATACCATATAACACAAGTCCACACCTCTAAAAGGGTCGCTGTGCACTAAGCTCCTTCTGTATGCGGGGTCCGAAGTCGTGGAAGGGCTGGACCACAAGGGTCCATTCTACGCAACCTTAACCTAATGCAAGAGGCTTTTCCACGGCTCCAACCCGTGAGCTCCTGGTCCGGCAACTTCACCAACAACTTCACCAGTTATGCTCCCCTTCTAAGTCTACACCTTCTACTTTGACAGCAACTTCACCAGTTATGCTCCCCTTCTAAGTCTACACCTTCTACTTATCCTTTTCTTTGATGACCGAAAAATCCTCGAGGGTTAGTTCTAACTGCTCACGGTTCGAAATTCAATGGATCCTCTCCATTGATTTGTTCGCACATGTGGCGTGCGCCTAACCCATACATCACAAGTTATCTCTGACCATTATCTTTTTTCCAAGGTTTGAAGGTTCTCAACCTTATTCATTTAACAAGTTATCCCAACTACCTATACAACAAAGACGCTCTCTTTACATCAAACTCATAAACGAATAAAAAAATGAACTATGCCTCAGAACTCAAAACCCCTAATTCATAGAccaaaaaattaaacaaaagcataaatgaaaacaaaaatgaaCAACCTTTacacaaaagaaacaaaaatgaaTAATCTTTCTCATATTTTTCTTATGGCGATAATTCCTTTCTGTACAAAAAATGTCCGAGTACTTACAACCCGAGAAAATGACACCACATAACTCAATTTTTCTAATTCAGAGACTAATAAAACAAACAGAAACAAGATttctatttattaatttttttttagggaaaaccccaaaaatataacAAAGTAAAACTGCTGACCTTGACAGTGAAGTCATAAATAGATTGAGGCTTGCTGGATTGACTGGCCATGGTACTATAATCTGATCTTAAACAAAACAACTCAAATCTCTTAGCTGAAACAATAGAATTGGAAAGAACTGTTTGGATCGGCTGAATAGATACAGAATTGAAATGGGTTGGCTTTAGAATGGAAGAAAATTGCCTAAGGAAATTGAGATTTTTTCTTGGTATGAGAACACGAGTTACAGAACAAAGCATTTAGCGTATATGAATTTATAGATTTTTCAGAAGATGCTTTCTAAGGTCAAATATCTTAAATTTAAAACCGTGTGTGAACATAGCATACAGAGATAAGGACACGGTTCGACACGTGGCACGAGAATAAAGTGACACGTTTCACTAGCAGAAAGTGACACGCGGAAAGGTATAAGGTGAACACGTTCGTCATTGGACTTTCATattcatataataataaaatatattgaTATTGATTGTCAAGATCAATTAATCAGACCTCAATCCCTAAGAAAATGATTTAATGAATATCCAATATTTTGATTCTGTTTACTGGATAGTATTAATTTGTTTAATTAAAAAATGAGTTTCTAAAATTACAGCTGTATCTCGAAAAAAAATAAGTTATAACAGTCAAACCTTATATTTACTGTTGTACTAACATAAGCAACTAAAATTACTCAATTTAGACATACAAATTTCTAAACATACTTTAGTTTTCTTATATTCTCTTATAATACTGAATTTagatattattttatatatcaaggagatttAATATTTCATATTTCTTACAATTCtgcatgtgtatatatatatatatatatatatatatatatatatatatatatataatttttagaaACTATTATTTATATGTTTAGTGTATCTTTACCCCCATAAATTGGCATCATATGACGccacaatttttttttgttattgttgcgcttatacaacaacaacaatccagtaaaatTTTACAGATAATGAATTTGGATAAGATAGTGTGTACATAAACCTCATCCTTATCTCGATGGAATAGAAATGATGTTTCCGGTAGATCCTGTACTTATAGATTGGTGTATTTTGGTAGAATATGATCAAATTATTTCAAGTAACTTTGGCTAATTACATTTACGGTCGAGATCTTTTATTCAAAATGGTAGAGAGAAAtgaaatggtaataataatggaGGTAATAGTGTGAAATAATGTTTTTCTCGTGGCGTTTGTGGCTCGTTATCTAgatgttttttttccttcttttttctttttattaactCACGTAAGCAATGATGTGAAGGTATATGCTTTGAACTTGTATCTGAAAATAAAATGTTCTGCGCTGGGGCCTACATAAAATAATCCAATTAACTTCATATGTTATTGTCAAAGTTCTactgaaatttaaaaatagtcagatttacaagtggtcattcaaaaatagtcacagtttcaaaagtaatcgaaatttatccacttttcatataaagataaattcAAACGAAAAATTTATcggaaaaatatatgaaaatttaTCCACTTTTTCCAGTATAAgaagtcattcaaaaatagtcacagttcaaaatatggaaaaatactccagcataatatactggagttccagtataatttatcggtccagcataatatattggagtttggagcaccggtgctccagtctctagtatattatactggagccagaaAAGTATatcgatccagcataatatgctggaagttcatacacagttgcaccgaactccagtatattatgctggaccggtctatgttgcagcaaaatagtggctatgtTTCAATAACTTGGCAaacactgactatttttgaatgaccagtctgaAAACTGGCTAGACCATGCTATTTTTGTTTTGGGCCAAAAGTATCTTTACTAAAAGTTAAAGTATTCGATCAAGTTTTTCgaaggaaaaaaaagtaaaagtttaCATGTACCCTTCGTTATATTATTGGGTTATCCATACCCTTACCGTCATACTTTAGAACAAAAATAGGATGAAGTGCCACATGGCAGCGCCAGATTAAAATgaccaatttctttttttttacccAATCCATTTTACAAAAAACCCACAACCCAAACCATATTTTCagttttcagttttttaaagaattttctttttgtaaaatttagaaaaaattgtcaaatattttggTTTTTTTAAACTGAGTAGATACTGAAAAGATTTTGCAAAACAAATtgtaaaatctaaaaaaaaatcgtttttttaacaaaatatttttttgtaaaaactgaaaaaattgtaaaaactggaaattttctttttttaaaactgaaaaaaaaatatttccaacaaaatattttcgcttttgaaaaatgttcttttttcatttatttcagtttttttaaagatttttctttttgtaaaaactgaaaaaacaaatttgtataaactgaattttttttgtaaaaacagaaaaaaaattattttcatttttcaaaaactgaaaaaattattttcagcaaaatattttagtttttgaaaaatatttgtttttcattttttcagtttttcaaaagacttttgttttgtaaaaacaaatttgtaaaaacagaaaaaaatattttttgttttttaacaaaatattttcgttttttaaaaactgaaattttaaaaaaactggaaaaaaataaaaataggggTCGGGTTGTGGGTTTTTTAAAAAACGGGTCGGGTAAAAAAAAAGTAGGTCGTTTTAATATGGTGTTGTCACGTATCACTCGATCCAAAATAGAGGTATTTTGTTTCAAAGTATAACAataggggtatagataacccaatagtatgaCGTTAGGGGTATGAATAGCCCAGTAATATAATGAATGATATAGataaataatatttgaaagtagaggAGTATATTTAGCTCTTTACCGTTTAAAATAAGGTGACCGGAGAAGCACATCTAGGTTATAAATATTCTAGAAACTTTCAAAGATTTCGATGAACGTTTAAGACACTAAAAGACAGTCTACTGTTTTCCACCTGTCCACACAAATATGGATAGAGttatagggtgtgtttggtactcCCTCCAATCCAAGTgagtttttagcttctttttttatGGTCCTAattaagtgatttttcaagatttcaagaataaattagttatttttttctaTATTGTTCTTGGAGTAAATAGTATGAGAGTATATATTAtgagtgtttatgtgaagagatagtaaaggttaatatggtcaattttattccTACTTAATGTTAAAAGGTAGATTTCTTAATCTTTATAAAAACagcaaaaaaatcacttattatggatcaaatggagtatgaaggaaaatgttttcatgaaaaatgtgtgattttatcacttattttcccttgtttgatTGGTGCGTGGAAaacttttttcgaaaaatattttctagtgtttggttagagaacaaaaaatatttttgtatgctactcTCCTCACTCCATTCCCCTAAGTCTCCATGTTTCCTTGCTCCCCCCCTCTCCCGCCAACTACCCAACATTTTCatgactctattttcttcaaggaatttaattattcttctaaaaattaaCACAAATCCAAATGAACTAATGTGCTACTTACTTTTTTACGCAAAAATAACACCAAAATTTGTGCttcataactaaaaagaaaatacatttttttgttgaaaaagatAGTActatttctacaacatgaaaataaagtactcattttattaaaataaaaaaatactcattttgttgaaatgaaaaaaaaaattattacatcatgaaaagaaaatactttttctatgaaaaaaagtatttttcttgttgaaataaaaaaatattttttatatcatgtaaaaaaaatactcatttattgaaatgcaaaaaataaatctatctataacatgaaaaatattttatttaggtTAAGGGGTGGGGGTGAGAGTAGGGTGGTAGGCGGGGCTGGGGCGGGTTGGGGATTGGataggggtgggggtgggggtacGGGGTTGGTTGGGATGGGGAATAGGGTGAGGATAGGGGCGGCTATTGGGTAAAGCCAATAAAGCCTAGGCTTTAGGCCCCtaatttgggggggggggcaCTTTTACCAatagttaaaaatgaaaaatatatggTTTCATTTGAAAAAAGTCATTACTTTTACCAAAATATTAGCCCAAATActctctcaagtccaaaataagtgattttttcagatttcaagaatgaattaattattttttcctacatTGTTCTTGGAGTAACtaatgttggagtatgtgttagaagtatttatgtgaagaaatagtaaaggttaatatagtcaatttcattgctaattaatgttaaaagatgaatttcttaatatgtgtaaaaacaaccaaaaaatcacttattttaaacCGGAGGGAGTATCAATTATGGTGAAATCATCAATTAAGGAAAGATATATTACTATACATTGAGAATGCGTATTTTTTTTGGAAGAAACCATCACAATTATTCTCTTTTAGTTTCTCACAATTAGACTTTTCCACTTCCTTCTCTCTCTCTTATGCCTTCCTCACAAAGTTACACTACAATATATTgctattatatttttctttgttccttcAAGAACGTCTTCTCACAATATTATTCTAGAAAAGCTATAGTTTATTATTATACGACTTTTGGGGTATTAACTATCAAGCATTGCACGAACACAAGTTTATTGAAGCAACAAATATTTTAAGTTATTGAATCAGGTTCTTCTATTCCAACTTCATAGTatactttcttattttttttttcctgataTCTTTGTTACGTAGGTATATAGTGTCTTTTCAATATTATTAGAATTCAAATACTATATCAAATAGAAAGTATGAATTCAATTAttcaaaactttaaaaaaaaaaagagaaaagttgaATCATTGTTGATTCCAAAAATGAGCTATTGATAATTTTTAATTAGTAATAAAAAAACTCGATCGGAAATTATAGCAGAATATTCTAGACATGAGCAAATCACTAACCAAGTTGAGTTAGATGATAACACCatccaagaagaagaagagggaatTAGTGAGAAATCTGACATCAATCCTCAAGAAAACCAAGAATTTTAAAATGAACCAAATAATTGCATTCCTAGAAACATATATGATCCTCACCAATGGACTAATATTGATACAAAGTTGAATTTATTAGTAGAAAAGAGACACATAGATTTtccaaattaattttaaaaagaaattctaATACccattataaaataattatttgatccTGCCGTCATCTGATCCTGCCGTTTTGGATTGTTGAACCATTTCTTCTGCCGTCATCTGATCCTGGAAGGCTGATTTAATTTCATTTGAGATTCCATAAGTTTCTTATTAGTTTTTGTTTCTGCGATGGTAATGTTCGGACTAGCTTAGGTGCACAATAAGAACTCAGTATAATTTTACAAGTAAGGTTAGAGGAGAATATTGTGTACTATGATGGCCAAGTAAACAGAAAAAAACAGTTATGTTGAAACATTAACGCCACAAGGcctagttaatggccaatctttatgtcatgtttcctaccttgacagttcaaatatgattaaactaatgagatgaagggctagcattattacaaaactttatacgaactttcaaagtaagacaattagctcatagctatcaaattgaattcactactaattaactaacatgaaacaaaaaatgaaatttaaactgatgaacttggacaaatggaaaacagaatttcaattcaagcttcattgatgagtcatgttgaatctctttccaacttaaaatttaaaagacatgtacctgaaaatgaaggtagaaggagtaaatttcagcagtagcagcaataacaaaatcagtagaatgtaccgataacacagcaagtctgaacaagaataggatccgaggagcccagatgcacagtaacaaGATTTTTGGGGAAAAAAACTTTCAGATTTAATCCAAGTAATATCAAACAAATAGACCCGGACAGATCCAAAGAAAaatatgtttctgattttcttttctatttctatatctgtttctgtttttctttttcctcttcctcttcagattccaagaagaatctgatttttctgctggatttttcttttttatctcactctaggtgtatttttcttaaattctctttcaaaatctgttATGAAGTCTCTCTAAACTCTCTTCTCTGTCTAACTGAAAACTCTcaatcagatttttcttcttccaaaatctcctaaaatctctcaaactctcttcaagttttttttttcattaagctgtccagctcctgtatttatacagggctggtcctatgcttttttaagtgcttcttggacccctttcttcttttaaaacagaaagttccattacaaactactttttaatacattaaatgatcctatcctgattttaagcagcccattaccctttgttccccattattactcattaactaatagccattatCACTCCACTATCAGCTCACTTTTATATCATATTACCCTCACTATTCTGTCCAAAAATGTCCTAGATTTTCTACTGTAATTAATGTTATTATTGTCTTAAATTCAGAATTtcacaatacagattttaaaatctgtttaagcagctataaccaatcctaaagtttggacTGAATTCTGATTAAAAATGTAACTCCTAACCTAATTACATTCAATCAAACATTGGTAGAATCATACTGAATTCAGAACCAATCATCATAGCAacatattacactgagttcagtaactgagctttaactttgaacaataaatcaaacaaacacaggagcattgtcaatatactgacaatgccctgttcagaaaataatatatacacatcatacattagaaattactgatttgcaaacaaacatgatttaattgacaagTATTAATCAgtagactatttacaacatttgtccataatcagtctaaaacaatagaagcagactatttttattagcattatcataaatgggaattcataatataactaatcgacgaacttaatcgagtcgattacttacattatgaacaatcacaaccaacagaaacagtttcatattttgatcatatagacgggcatgagacaaaatgacagaattaatcaaaacaaaaaatataaaaaaaattaacaagttattaaaacaaacaaaaatacatacagaatatgcaaacagaaatagaaaagtacctctgaattttaatcagactcgaactcaactcgacttcggattttgtttgaaatcaaacagaccttagtcgaagtattttccactgaaaatacttcgactaaggtcgattaaacctcaatctttattcaatctgaacggaatccaaaagtttg includes the following:
- the LOC107767209 gene encoding putative phospholipid hydroperoxide glutathione peroxidase, with the protein product MLCSVTRVLIPRKNLNFLRQFSSILKPTHFNSVSIQPIQTVLSNSIVSAKRFELFCLRSDYSTMASQSSKPQSIYDFTVKDAKGNDVDLSIYKGKVLIIVNVASQCGLTNSNYTDLTEIYKKYKDQGLEILAFPCNQFGGQEPGSIEEIQNMVCTRFKAEYPIFDKVDVNGDNAAPLYKFLKSSKGGFFGDSIKWNFSKFLVDKEGNVVDRYSPTTTPASMEKDIKKLLGVA
- the LOC107767210 gene encoding putative ripening-related protein 2 — protein: MKLSATMNMGTYFTLLHFIAFLILIFMACSNTLIVEAQRHRAPDVKKGKFSPAVSGHKKAILTINDFRKGGGGGDPSECSGKYYDNSIPIVALSTGWYSKGKRCFEKITIYANGKSTKAVVVDECNTSKGCRNNIVDASEAVWKALGVPKKDWGWLEIFWSD